In the genome of Burkholderia pyrrocinia, one region contains:
- a CDS encoding TraK domain-containing protein encodes MFSNLRKWIAAATLFPIAAANVLPANAATAGASEPREYTVSATEQNRLEIAGRAIKKVVPSHKGALTYVKDKGNGVFYFAFANGGDGMGTETLYVIDDQGATYQLLLQPRRVPSANIIVPAAGDAPGRSAAARTAATSSAYQSAIKDLVYEMAAAQVDPGADPAASAVPVNQDVPLWKEARLTFDTKYVEDAFVGEQYTLTNVSSGDMVIAEQELYRPGVVVVAVEQQTLAPGDSTRVYIVRERGRDE; translated from the coding sequence ATGTTCAGCAACTTGCGCAAGTGGATAGCCGCGGCAACGTTGTTCCCAATAGCGGCCGCTAACGTTCTGCCCGCGAACGCAGCGACAGCGGGGGCGAGCGAGCCACGGGAATATACGGTCTCGGCGACCGAGCAGAACCGTCTCGAAATCGCGGGCAGAGCCATCAAGAAAGTTGTGCCCAGCCACAAAGGCGCGCTGACCTACGTGAAGGACAAGGGGAACGGCGTCTTTTATTTTGCCTTCGCAAATGGCGGGGACGGGATGGGCACCGAAACCCTCTACGTGATCGACGATCAAGGCGCTACCTACCAGCTGCTACTGCAGCCACGCCGAGTGCCGTCCGCGAACATCATCGTGCCGGCCGCCGGCGACGCTCCTGGGCGGAGTGCCGCGGCCCGCACGGCGGCGACTTCGTCGGCGTACCAGAGCGCGATCAAGGATCTTGTGTACGAGATGGCCGCCGCTCAAGTCGATCCCGGTGCAGATCCTGCGGCATCGGCAGTTCCCGTGAATCAGGACGTGCCGCTGTGGAAAGAAGCACGCCTCACTTTCGATACGAAGTACGTCGAGGATGCGTTCGTGGGTGAGCAATACACGCTCACGAACGTGTCCAGCGGCGACATGGTGATCGCCGAACAAGAGCTGTATCGCCCAGGCGTCGTGGTCGTCGCCGTAGAGCAACAAACGCTCGCACCGGGCGACAGCACGCGCGTCTACATTGTCAGGGAGCGGGGCCGCGATGAGTGA
- a CDS encoding DsbC family protein has protein sequence MNNRFLRDRVRLLVAALATTFPYTSLVYAADDTAAVQQISDHLAATYPKTPFRDVKPAPLPGLYEVSMGETVAYTDSTGRYFLFGHLYDMQDQVDITEQRKAQGYKTRFPAAVLNHAIKTVHGNGQRVLAVFSDPDCPYCHQLEQQLAMVDNVTIYTFLYPLESLHPDAMTKSIRIQCSADPAKAWREWMTESRLPPLVSCHHPINDNIVLGSRLGVTGTPTIIAEDGRMLPGAVSAAQLSAWLDAGTRAASSNASAQPQGALK, from the coding sequence ATGAATAACCGCTTTTTGCGCGATCGCGTCCGACTGCTCGTCGCCGCGCTCGCTACGACCTTTCCTTACACCTCGCTCGTCTACGCCGCCGACGATACGGCAGCTGTCCAGCAGATCTCGGACCACCTGGCGGCGACCTATCCGAAGACACCGTTTCGCGACGTCAAGCCGGCCCCTCTGCCCGGCCTGTACGAGGTGTCGATGGGCGAGACGGTGGCGTATACGGACAGCACAGGTCGCTACTTCCTGTTCGGGCACCTGTACGACATGCAGGATCAGGTCGACATCACCGAACAGCGCAAGGCTCAGGGTTACAAGACCCGCTTTCCGGCAGCGGTCCTGAACCACGCAATCAAGACCGTCCACGGCAACGGCCAGCGTGTCCTCGCCGTGTTCTCCGATCCCGACTGCCCGTATTGCCACCAGCTGGAGCAGCAGCTCGCCATGGTCGATAACGTGACAATCTACACGTTCCTCTATCCGCTTGAATCTCTTCACCCGGACGCCATGACGAAGTCGATCCGCATCCAGTGCTCGGCAGACCCGGCGAAGGCGTGGCGGGAGTGGATGACGGAGAGCCGGCTTCCGCCGCTCGTCTCCTGCCACCACCCGATCAACGACAACATCGTGCTCGGTTCCCGACTCGGCGTTACCGGCACGCCAACGATCATCGCCGAAGACGGTCGCATGTTGCCCGGCGCAGTGTCGGCGGCGCAGCTCAGCGCGTGGCTCGACGCCGGCACACGTGCCGCCTCGTCGAACGCCTCCGCTCAGCCGCAAGGAGCCCTCAAATGA
- the traL gene encoding type IV conjugative transfer system protein TraL, with translation MAAEDLSHAIPVTLDDGAKLLFWDWDVAMVVMTGITVGLGTGYPILGVALGLGLATIYSKFFKAGTHQGAPFHLLGWMTGQPPMSDLPDSYLRDFQG, from the coding sequence ATGGCAGCCGAGGATCTCTCCCACGCCATCCCCGTCACGCTCGACGATGGCGCAAAGCTGTTGTTTTGGGACTGGGACGTTGCGATGGTGGTCATGACCGGCATCACTGTTGGCCTTGGCACCGGGTACCCGATCCTCGGCGTCGCATTGGGGCTTGGTCTGGCCACGATCTATTCAAAGTTCTTTAAGGCAGGCACCCACCAGGGCGCTCCCTTTCACCTGCTCGGTTGGATGACCGGGCAGCCGCCGATGTCGGACCTGCCCGACAGCTACCTGCGTGATTTCCAGGGGTAA
- a CDS encoding lytic transglycosylase domain-containing protein, with protein sequence MRNPTPTIRQIGLLIALEVLSCRVAHASCWEDAGSQYGIDPALLKAIAWKESRGWTGARGPMLKDGNQAIGLMQINTVHLPTLARVGIQRRDLFDACTSQRVGAWVLANCISQFGTTWKAVGCYNTGPASTNTAAQLRYVRDVQRYYAAYKRAQQEAQ encoded by the coding sequence ATGCGTAATCCGACTCCTACCATAAGACAAATAGGACTGCTAATCGCACTAGAAGTCCTTTCTTGTCGAGTTGCTCACGCGTCCTGCTGGGAAGACGCCGGCTCGCAATACGGCATCGATCCGGCTCTCCTCAAGGCAATCGCGTGGAAAGAATCGCGAGGCTGGACGGGAGCCCGTGGCCCGATGTTGAAGGACGGGAATCAGGCCATTGGCCTGATGCAGATCAACACCGTCCATCTTCCCACGCTCGCGCGCGTCGGCATTCAACGCCGCGACCTGTTCGACGCGTGCACCAGCCAGCGCGTCGGCGCCTGGGTGCTGGCCAACTGCATCTCGCAGTTCGGCACCACTTGGAAGGCTGTCGGTTGCTACAACACCGGCCCCGCCTCCACCAATACGGCGGCGCAGCTCCGGTATGTACGCGACGTCCAGCGCTACTACGCCGCCTACAAACGCGCCCAACAGGAGGCCCAATGA
- the pxpA gene encoding 5-oxoprolinase subunit PxpA — protein sequence MAAIDLNVNLGEGGEHDDALLTYATSINIACGWHAGDPITMHKTASAALARDIAIGAHPSYPGGAQCGRPSSEMDHDDLYAGIQYQIGALAGIVKALGGRLAHVKPHGALYNDAVRDASIADVVVAAVRRVDPSLALYGLSGGHLVARAREAGLVAIAETFADRSYRPDGTLVPCSEPDAFIDDPGHIGRRTKDIVVAGRVQSADGSWISVTAQTVSLHGDGPHAVAFAREIHAALRSVSCTLKPPIRVDTKSAIP from the coding sequence ATGGCCGCAATTGACCTGAACGTCAACCTCGGGGAGGGGGGCGAGCACGACGACGCCCTGCTGACCTACGCGACGTCGATCAACATCGCATGTGGCTGGCATGCAGGCGATCCGATCACGATGCACAAGACCGCGTCCGCAGCGCTCGCGCGCGACATCGCAATTGGTGCGCATCCGAGCTATCCGGGTGGGGCGCAGTGCGGTCGCCCCTCGTCGGAAATGGATCACGACGACCTTTATGCGGGCATCCAGTACCAGATAGGCGCACTGGCCGGCATCGTGAAAGCGCTGGGCGGCCGTCTCGCGCACGTCAAACCACACGGTGCGCTTTATAACGATGCCGTGCGCGACGCCTCGATCGCCGACGTCGTCGTGGCCGCGGTTCGTCGCGTTGACCCGTCGCTGGCCTTGTATGGTCTGTCCGGCGGGCACCTTGTCGCCAGAGCTCGCGAGGCCGGCCTTGTCGCCATCGCGGAAACGTTTGCGGATCGCAGCTACCGTCCCGACGGAACGTTGGTGCCCTGCTCCGAGCCCGACGCGTTCATTGACGATCCCGGCCATATCGGCAGGCGCACCAAGGACATCGTTGTTGCGGGTCGTGTCCAGTCCGCCGACGGCTCGTGGATCTCGGTAACAGCACAGACCGTATCTCTGCATGGAGACGGGCCGCACGCGGTGGCGTTCGCGCGTGAGATTCATGCGGCGCTCCGATCGGTGTCATGCACGCTGAAGCCGCCGATAAGGGTTGACACCAAATCTGCGATACCTTAG
- the dctP gene encoding TRAP transporter substrate-binding protein DctP translates to MKLRTIATLITVLGAAQAALGLAQQVPSQASANWTIATAYPADTVSGHAAVDFARTLEAALGGTAHVSARFDFKTLGAALSEDSARLPFALLFAGDLAAKEPILALSVRPYSVTSVDEAREMARLAKPAYRTALAHQGLVLLAVVPWPPTGIWSRKPIDSARDFVGMRVRAYDESSRRVMARLGAQVVSLPIQEALVELKAGTIDAIISSGDGDAGRAYADVLPNFTALRYAYPVSFLVVSKRFLDGLPASQRSAVFQSGAEAERLAWDRLPERVHRNYRSMSAWGVAVHDPAPKPLIAAVESAARTDTSIAIENDYETAQMLSQFHSCSVSRRACDPQIDREAAR, encoded by the coding sequence ATGAAGCTGCGAACAATAGCGACACTAATCACCGTACTGGGGGCCGCGCAAGCTGCACTGGGTCTCGCCCAACAGGTGCCCAGTCAGGCGTCTGCCAACTGGACGATCGCCACCGCGTATCCTGCGGACACTGTTTCCGGGCACGCAGCTGTCGACTTTGCTCGCACGCTCGAAGCCGCACTGGGTGGCACCGCACACGTTTCCGCGCGCTTCGACTTCAAGACGCTTGGAGCCGCCCTGTCCGAAGATTCCGCGCGACTCCCCTTCGCTCTCCTTTTCGCTGGTGACCTGGCGGCGAAAGAGCCGATCCTCGCACTTTCCGTGCGGCCCTATAGCGTTACGTCGGTCGATGAAGCGCGTGAGATGGCGCGGCTTGCGAAGCCTGCCTACCGTACCGCGCTCGCGCACCAGGGTCTCGTGCTGCTTGCCGTCGTTCCATGGCCGCCTACCGGTATCTGGTCCCGCAAGCCGATCGATTCTGCTCGCGATTTCGTGGGAATGCGTGTTCGTGCATACGACGAGTCTTCGCGGCGTGTCATGGCGAGGTTGGGCGCGCAGGTCGTTTCCCTTCCGATTCAGGAGGCGCTCGTCGAGCTCAAGGCAGGAACGATCGACGCAATCATTTCGTCGGGCGATGGCGACGCGGGCCGCGCGTACGCGGACGTCCTGCCTAATTTCACGGCGCTGCGATACGCCTACCCGGTCTCATTTCTGGTCGTCAGCAAGCGGTTTCTCGACGGCCTACCCGCGTCGCAACGGTCCGCCGTGTTCCAGTCGGGCGCAGAAGCCGAGCGGCTCGCGTGGGATAGGCTGCCGGAGCGGGTACATCGGAACTACCGATCAATGTCGGCCTGGGGCGTTGCCGTGCACGACCCGGCGCCGAAGCCTCTAATTGCAGCGGTCGAAAGTGCAGCAAGGACCGACACATCGATCGCGATCGAGAACGACTACGAGACCGCGCAAATGCTGTCGCAGTTTCACAGCTGTTCGGTATCGCGTCGAGCATGCGATCCGCAAATCGACCGGGAGGCCGCACGATGA
- a CDS encoding TraE/TraK family type IV conjugative transfer system protein encodes MTPDRAANERAELRSQVKFLKLCLVFTLGTIVLGLILVMFLVLRDPTRVVPPEIRHAYEIGSGTANGDYLSDMSDYVLSLQATTTPEMVDHNNAVILKMTDPSAYPVIKTMLDAAAIRIKRERITTIFVMRTKSIDRPNNRVITTGTFKTYIGDKLVGEEDRSLLVAFNITLTGQTYVQQLAQVDSRGNVVPNSGR; translated from the coding sequence ATGACTCCCGACCGCGCCGCGAACGAGCGCGCCGAACTTCGCAGCCAGGTGAAATTCCTGAAGCTCTGCCTCGTCTTCACCCTCGGCACGATCGTTCTCGGCCTCATCCTCGTAATGTTTCTCGTCCTTCGTGACCCTACCCGTGTCGTCCCCCCGGAAATTCGCCACGCCTACGAAATCGGCTCAGGCACCGCGAATGGCGACTACCTCAGCGACATGTCCGACTACGTGTTGAGCCTGCAGGCGACGACAACACCGGAAATGGTCGACCACAACAATGCCGTGATTCTTAAGATGACCGACCCGTCAGCGTACCCGGTCATCAAGACGATGCTCGACGCGGCTGCAATCCGGATTAAGCGCGAGCGCATCACGACGATTTTTGTGATGCGTACCAAGAGCATTGACCGGCCCAACAACCGTGTGATCACGACCGGTACGTTCAAAACCTACATCGGCGACAAGCTCGTCGGCGAGGAAGATCGGAGCCTTCTCGTCGCCTTCAACATCACCCTGACAGGACAGACCTATGTTCAGCAACTTGCGCAAGTGGATAGCCGCGGCAACGTTGTTCCCAATAGCGGCCGCTAA
- a CDS encoding LuxR C-terminal-related transcriptional regulator: MGGIWNGDTLPNDTLRNVAVPVSDGRLVLSVRGSADSGYLLERRRWHIDGHLAIQRMSLENPSSLTAFAEWETAFLFPEQHYGPLRELVPRGSHRPKAGKSLMHRTDLPDEELVRMLSNAAEQAGLADCVFHAFLLDGTERNVVLHDTLIAGIGPDSALWSQHYSNKALYRSDPVFLQARHHNYQPVGASDLLHGPGSPLADVRSYPAFQSSVFFPARHEAALGILHVGRALPAPAGETAFLDARSRSDWTALAHDILRYYLANRRAEAVSQLALTQLEHQVLALLVAGVKADEIQTRLAISHSTLRDARQSINQKMGTHDIRVSVNEARSYGLVVPSYFSR, translated from the coding sequence ATGGGCGGCATCTGGAATGGTGACACGTTACCGAACGACACACTGCGCAACGTCGCGGTACCAGTGTCGGACGGGCGACTCGTTTTGAGCGTCCGAGGTAGCGCGGACAGCGGATACCTGTTGGAGCGCCGACGCTGGCACATCGACGGCCACCTCGCGATCCAGCGAATGTCCCTCGAAAACCCATCTTCGCTGACAGCGTTCGCCGAATGGGAGACGGCATTTCTCTTCCCAGAACAACACTATGGCCCGCTTCGAGAGCTAGTACCCAGGGGCTCCCATCGGCCAAAGGCCGGCAAGAGCCTCATGCACCGGACTGATCTGCCCGACGAGGAACTGGTTCGGATGCTCTCGAATGCGGCCGAACAGGCAGGGTTAGCTGACTGTGTCTTCCATGCGTTCCTACTCGACGGTACCGAACGCAATGTCGTTCTTCATGACACGCTGATTGCCGGGATTGGCCCCGATTCGGCACTATGGTCGCAACACTATTCGAACAAGGCTCTTTATCGAAGCGACCCCGTGTTCCTGCAGGCGCGTCACCATAATTATCAGCCTGTCGGTGCTTCTGATCTCCTTCACGGACCAGGCAGCCCACTCGCGGACGTACGCAGCTATCCGGCGTTTCAGAGCAGCGTCTTTTTTCCTGCCCGGCACGAGGCAGCGCTCGGCATACTGCATGTCGGCCGCGCGCTGCCGGCCCCGGCCGGAGAAACGGCATTTCTGGATGCGCGGTCGCGAAGCGACTGGACTGCACTCGCACACGACATCCTGCGTTACTATCTCGCCAACCGTCGAGCCGAGGCAGTCAGTCAGCTGGCGCTCACCCAGCTCGAGCACCAAGTTCTCGCTTTGCTCGTGGCCGGTGTCAAGGCGGACGAGATTCAAACGCGGCTGGCGATTTCGCATTCAACATTGCGCGATGCGCGGCAGTCGATCAATCAGAAAATGGGGACGCATGACATTCGCGTCAGCGTGAACGAGGCGAGGAGTTACGGTCTCGTCGTACCTTCATATTTCTCGCGGTAA
- a CDS encoding TraB/VirB10 family protein translates to MSDRNDSSAGAGTNDRIKSRQRVIMIVAMVLILAATGVGLFLSGDATPTAKPKPVVETIQPPGSISDRDAWRGQSDAKLLDLEQRVQRVAAEQATAKAAIDKVASDVAGQKVAEASAAASAAAAASAAAAASAPSATTSATATSPATLNKPLPVGTTGRGLGGKRVLTPPGDNTALNTPIGEGMPASNELEIIDFDDSADAGGVSGGAGGTGGKLEVQGFPVDARARRYKMTTSTNGGAAGGIGGKGDVNLLPAGSFIPVAMLNGVDAPTGGQAQSDPLSVDLEAIKPANLPNGKSLDVRGCRIVSSAWGDLSAERMMGRTQILSCIIAGHPIELEIKGKLIGEDGKEGVRGRLVTKQGQVLANAILAGSLGGIGQAFQQSATVTSFGGGGVAQTIDGGQVGRAAIGGGVGTAGQMLAQYYLKAADKLFPVIETDATRTIEVSITKGVYVDAATAALFDARSTMDRSRNRNRRTRDE, encoded by the coding sequence ATGAGTGACCGAAACGATTCGTCCGCAGGGGCGGGCACGAACGATCGCATCAAATCTCGCCAACGCGTGATCATGATTGTGGCGATGGTTTTGATCCTTGCCGCGACGGGTGTCGGCTTGTTTCTAAGCGGCGATGCTACGCCGACGGCTAAGCCGAAGCCTGTCGTTGAAACTATTCAACCTCCGGGCTCCATAAGCGATCGCGACGCGTGGCGGGGCCAGTCCGATGCAAAGCTGCTTGACCTCGAGCAGCGAGTTCAGCGCGTTGCTGCCGAACAGGCAACCGCCAAGGCCGCAATCGACAAAGTTGCCTCCGATGTCGCCGGCCAGAAGGTTGCCGAAGCCAGTGCTGCCGCTAGTGCGGCTGCCGCCGCGTCTGCGGCCGCGGCTGCCTCTGCACCCTCGGCAACCACTTCCGCGACGGCGACGTCGCCGGCCACCCTCAACAAGCCTCTACCAGTTGGCACGACCGGTCGAGGGTTGGGCGGCAAGCGCGTACTGACACCGCCGGGCGACAACACCGCGCTGAATACACCGATCGGCGAGGGAATGCCGGCATCGAACGAACTCGAGATCATCGATTTCGACGACAGCGCCGACGCCGGTGGCGTCAGCGGCGGCGCTGGTGGTACCGGGGGCAAGCTCGAAGTCCAGGGGTTCCCTGTCGACGCACGAGCGCGCCGCTACAAGATGACCACGTCAACCAATGGCGGAGCCGCTGGTGGTATCGGCGGCAAAGGCGACGTCAACTTGTTGCCGGCCGGCTCCTTCATCCCGGTCGCGATGCTCAACGGCGTCGACGCCCCCACTGGCGGGCAAGCGCAAAGTGACCCGCTTTCGGTCGACCTTGAAGCGATCAAACCGGCGAATCTCCCGAACGGAAAGAGCCTCGATGTTCGGGGCTGTCGGATCGTATCGAGCGCGTGGGGTGATCTGTCTGCAGAACGCATGATGGGCCGCACACAAATCCTGTCATGCATTATCGCCGGCCATCCGATCGAGCTCGAAATCAAGGGCAAGCTGATTGGCGAAGACGGTAAGGAAGGCGTCCGCGGGCGACTTGTCACGAAGCAGGGCCAGGTTCTCGCGAATGCGATTTTGGCCGGCTCGCTTGGTGGCATCGGCCAGGCGTTCCAACAGTCCGCGACGGTGACGTCGTTCGGAGGCGGCGGCGTTGCGCAGACGATCGATGGCGGCCAGGTTGGCCGAGCCGCGATCGGCGGAGGTGTCGGAACTGCCGGCCAGATGCTCGCGCAGTACTACCTGAAGGCCGCTGACAAGCTCTTCCCCGTAATCGAAACGGACGCTACCCGAACGATCGAAGTCTCGATCACCAAGGGGGTGTACGTCGATGCTGCTACGGCCGCGCTGTTCGACGCGCGTTCGACGATGGACCGTTCCCGCAATCGCAATCGGAGAACCCGAGATGAATAA
- a CDS encoding diguanylate cyclase domain-containing protein, with amino-acid sequence MLFAKKSAERADLQVHPKGIERATIAIFTVFVALCLFVVFIVDQALSSAEQFTNRSAEARATAISRSYANYLSERTAAADVLARTVAFQYRTYKGQVDLTRLVAAGLLAPTDQTLVTLVNANGMVVQAWPTSPEATVHLGDREHFVAQQNSPKDELYVGAPVFGRVSNTWTLQFTRKLFDAEGHFDGVVVVSEPLDFLTKSFANPANLGTDGAVLAFRKDGRLLVRASSDGTPSTAGEALDRYVASDGSSNFLFDPIDHHRRLYARQPVPGYPITAVVALSVRDIYADLERQKNAYWGWAFLLILALTATAFLAKSYVRTLLQQRAITASIADTDQLTGLGNRRALDTYTTDRFKRDERPSVALVLFEIAEFSAINERYGDDVGDSFVRMVANRLMQLTSSADLVVRVKSDQFGVVLSGNEPATRALDFVRTLFDSYRFPVHFRGYSQDVTLSVGIGTSEYDDTPGALRSQASYALDLAKRATAQTHRNEYRIYDHAMFRQFGEERRVDEEVQEAVLHGGIESACAPVLNSRANTIGGLWATPLLRRATAGTLTASTFMDAVERTRLSNSVWALTIAHASQTVSRLGDDMTLWASVSTSFVRDIDPDRYLVSREFAPARLRLAVTDLLDRQPDDITTARIAAIRERGAQVFAVVDLDRTTPYSLFATLPVDGLVFDGGWVGAVPASLVAAPVLNGLIEAAIALGLQTVVLGVTTPEQLAWLRARSVQTVCGPYVDETWPFALHQD; translated from the coding sequence ATGTTGTTCGCAAAAAAGTCTGCTGAGCGTGCCGACCTTCAAGTCCACCCGAAGGGAATTGAACGTGCGACGATCGCGATCTTCACAGTTTTTGTCGCGTTATGCCTGTTCGTCGTATTCATCGTCGACCAGGCCCTAAGCTCCGCGGAGCAGTTCACAAACCGCTCGGCGGAAGCGCGGGCAACGGCGATCTCTCGATCGTATGCCAACTACCTCTCCGAACGGACGGCAGCCGCGGACGTCCTCGCGCGTACGGTTGCCTTCCAGTACCGGACCTACAAAGGGCAGGTCGACCTCACGCGGCTCGTGGCGGCCGGGCTGCTCGCACCGACGGACCAGACGCTCGTCACGCTCGTCAATGCCAACGGCATGGTGGTACAGGCCTGGCCGACATCGCCTGAAGCAACGGTGCATCTCGGCGATCGCGAACACTTCGTCGCCCAACAAAATTCACCGAAGGATGAGCTGTACGTCGGCGCGCCGGTGTTCGGGCGAGTGTCGAACACCTGGACACTGCAGTTCACCCGCAAGCTCTTCGATGCCGAAGGGCATTTCGACGGTGTCGTCGTCGTTTCGGAACCCCTCGATTTCCTCACCAAGAGCTTCGCGAACCCTGCGAACCTAGGAACGGACGGCGCGGTCCTCGCGTTTCGGAAAGACGGACGACTGCTCGTCCGCGCGTCGTCGGACGGCACGCCCTCGACTGCTGGCGAAGCGCTGGACCGTTATGTAGCGTCAGACGGCTCGTCGAACTTTCTGTTCGATCCGATCGACCACCATCGCCGACTCTATGCCCGGCAGCCGGTGCCGGGATATCCAATAACTGCCGTTGTCGCGCTGTCGGTTCGTGACATCTATGCAGACCTCGAGCGCCAGAAGAATGCCTATTGGGGTTGGGCATTCCTGCTGATACTCGCGTTGACCGCCACAGCTTTTCTGGCGAAGTCGTATGTAAGAACGCTGCTGCAGCAACGTGCAATCACTGCGAGTATTGCCGATACGGATCAGTTGACCGGCCTCGGAAACCGGCGCGCACTCGATACCTATACGACCGACCGCTTCAAGCGCGATGAGCGTCCTTCGGTTGCTCTGGTCCTATTCGAAATCGCCGAGTTCTCGGCGATCAATGAGCGATATGGCGACGACGTGGGCGACAGCTTCGTGCGAATGGTTGCAAACCGCCTCATGCAGCTGACGTCGTCTGCCGATCTCGTTGTGCGCGTCAAATCCGATCAGTTCGGGGTGGTCCTATCGGGAAACGAGCCGGCAACGCGCGCGCTGGACTTTGTACGAACGCTCTTCGATTCCTATCGCTTTCCGGTCCATTTTCGCGGCTATAGCCAAGACGTCACGTTGAGCGTAGGCATCGGCACGTCCGAATACGATGACACGCCCGGCGCGCTACGGAGTCAGGCCAGCTATGCGTTGGACCTCGCAAAGAGAGCCACCGCTCAAACGCACCGAAATGAATATCGCATCTACGATCACGCGATGTTTCGACAGTTTGGCGAGGAGCGAAGAGTTGATGAGGAGGTCCAAGAGGCAGTGTTGCATGGCGGCATAGAGTCCGCATGTGCGCCGGTACTGAATTCGCGCGCGAACACGATCGGTGGACTCTGGGCGACCCCTCTATTACGGCGGGCAACAGCCGGCACGCTGACCGCAAGTACATTCATGGATGCTGTCGAGCGCACCCGCTTGTCGAATTCGGTATGGGCTTTGACGATTGCACACGCGTCGCAAACCGTCTCGCGGCTTGGAGACGACATGACGCTGTGGGCGTCCGTCTCCACGTCGTTTGTGCGCGATATCGATCCCGATCGCTATCTTGTGTCGCGTGAGTTTGCACCGGCGCGCCTCCGACTCGCTGTTACTGACCTCCTCGATCGGCAACCCGACGACATCACGACAGCAAGGATCGCTGCTATACGGGAGCGTGGCGCCCAGGTGTTTGCTGTCGTCGACCTTGACCGTACTACGCCGTATTCACTCTTCGCCACGCTACCGGTCGATGGACTTGTATTTGATGGAGGATGGGTCGGCGCGGTGCCCGCTTCTTTGGTCGCAGCGCCGGTGCTCAATGGTCTCATCGAAGCCGCGATTGCATTGGGCCTGCAAACCGTCGTTCTAGGCGTGACGACACCGGAGCAGCTGGCTTGGCTTCGCGCCCGATCCGTTCAAACAGTATGCGGGCCCTATGTCGACGAGACGTGGCCGTTCGCACTGCACCAGGACTAA
- the traV gene encoding type IV conjugative transfer system lipoprotein TraV: protein MNRNPIRCTALITAAAICLAGCSFSGLDASNKFSCKAPDGVACASMSGVYANLRANNLPGQQISHGASLATTTKTPAPGSAVLSRPLFSGSPIRSAPRELRLWFAPWEDADGDLYDQSYAYLVIDNGQWLIAHNQRRIRDLYRPAPGIAVRDGAGAPAAVPAPAAPAAAATVPALDSGAPAPTGGLSGMADEAMRQAAMAGDSLKQFAAGVRMPDASTVGR, encoded by the coding sequence ATGAACCGGAATCCGATTCGTTGCACCGCGCTGATCACGGCGGCCGCTATCTGCCTTGCCGGCTGTTCCTTCTCTGGACTGGACGCTTCCAACAAATTCTCGTGCAAGGCACCAGACGGTGTCGCGTGCGCGTCGATGTCCGGCGTGTACGCGAATCTCCGGGCGAACAACCTTCCTGGACAACAAATCAGCCACGGCGCATCGCTGGCGACGACTACGAAGACGCCTGCGCCGGGCAGTGCCGTGCTGTCCCGTCCATTGTTCTCTGGATCGCCGATCCGCAGCGCGCCGCGTGAGCTCCGCCTCTGGTTCGCGCCGTGGGAGGACGCCGACGGCGACCTCTATGACCAATCCTACGCGTATCTCGTGATCGATAACGGCCAGTGGTTGATCGCGCACAACCAACGCCGGATTCGCGATCTGTATCGGCCAGCTCCCGGCATTGCCGTTCGGGACGGCGCCGGGGCGCCGGCGGCGGTGCCCGCGCCCGCGGCGCCGGCGGCCGCTGCAACTGTCCCGGCGCTTGATTCCGGCGCGCCCGCGCCAACCGGAGGCCTCTCTGGCATGGCGGACGAAGCCATGCGCCAGGCCGCAATGGCCGGCGACTCGCTCAAGCAGTTCGCGGCCGGCGTACGTATGCCGGACGCCTCGACCGTGGGGCGTTGA